The following are encoded in a window of Pongo abelii isolate AG06213 chromosome 16, NHGRI_mPonAbe1-v2.0_pri, whole genome shotgun sequence genomic DNA:
- the STOML1 gene encoding stomatin-like protein 1 (The RefSeq protein has 2 substitutions compared to this genomic sequence) translates to MLGRSGYRALPLGDFDRFQQSSFGFLGSQKGCLSPERGGVGTGADAPQSWPSCLCHGLISFLGFLLLLVTFPISGWFALKIVPTYERMIVFRLGRIRTPQRPGMVLLLPFIDSFQRVDLRTRAFNVPPCKLASKDGAVLSVGADVQFRIWDPVLSVMTVKDLNTATRMTAQNAMTKALLKRPLREIQMEKLKISDQLPLEINDVTRA, encoded by the exons ATGCTCGGCAGGTCTGGGTACCGGGCGCTGCCCCTGGGGGATTTTGACCGCTTCCAGCAGTCGAGCTTCGGCTTTCTGGGCTCGCAGAAGGGCTGCTTGTCCCCGGAGCGGGGCGGCGTGGGGACGGGGGCCG ATGCACCCCAGAGCTGGCCCTCCTGCCTCTGTCATGGCCTCATCAGTTTCCTGGGGTTCTTGCTGCTGTTGGTCACCTTCCCCATTTCCGGCTGGTTTGCCCTGAAG ATTGTGCCCACCTACGAGCGGATGATCGTGTTCCGTCTGGGCCGGATCCGCACCCCCCAGGGACCTGGCATGGTTCTGCTCTTGCCCTTCATTGACTCCTTTCAGAGGGTGGATCTGAGGACACGAGCCTTCAACGTCCCTCCCTGCAAG CTGGCCTCTAAGGACGGGGCTGTGCTGTCCGTGGGAGCCGATGTCCAGTTTCGCATCTGGGACCCGGTGCTGTCGGTGATGACTGTGAAAGACCTGAACACAGCCACACGCATGACAGCCCAGAACGCCATGACCAAGGCCCTGCTCAAGAGGCCGCTGCGGGAGATCCAGATGGAGAAGCTCAAGATCAGCGACCAGCTTCTG